In one Pseudarthrobacter sp. NBSH8 genomic region, the following are encoded:
- a CDS encoding cystathionine beta-synthase, translated as MKYAQSVLDLIGNTPLIKLNHVTEGLKATVLVKLEYINPGGSIKDRIAVKMIEEAERTGKLLPGGTIVEPTSGNTGVGLALVAQQKGYKCIFVVPDKVGEDKRAVLQAYGAEVVVTPTSVAPDSPQSYYSVSDRLVTEIPGAYKPDQFSNPAAPGSHYESTGPEIWQDTDGTVTHCVIGAGTGGTITGTGRFLKEISADRPEADGGRVRIIGADPAGSVYSGGTGRPYFVEGVGEDMWPANYDKSVPDDVIAVTDADSFAMTRRLAREEGLLVGGSSGMAVVAALETARDLPESAVVVVILPDSGRGYLAKIFNDQWMRSYGFLSGGEEASVGEVIKTKNGELPDLVHIHPNETVRDVINIMNEFGVSHIPVLSQEPPVVMGEVLGAVDERSLTSKLFRGEAKLTDKISEHMGPRLPVIGSLETISAARELLSDVDTVMVTFVGAPVGILTRHDLLAYLSN; from the coding sequence ATGAAGTACGCGCAGTCCGTCCTGGACCTCATCGGAAACACGCCGCTCATCAAGCTCAACCACGTGACGGAAGGCCTCAAGGCCACTGTCCTGGTCAAGCTGGAATACATCAATCCTGGCGGCTCCATCAAGGACCGCATCGCGGTGAAAATGATCGAAGAGGCCGAACGGACCGGCAAGCTCCTGCCTGGCGGGACCATCGTTGAGCCGACGTCGGGAAACACCGGTGTTGGTCTGGCGCTCGTTGCCCAGCAGAAGGGCTACAAATGCATCTTCGTGGTGCCGGACAAGGTGGGCGAGGACAAGCGCGCCGTGCTTCAGGCGTACGGCGCCGAGGTAGTGGTCACACCTACGTCCGTGGCCCCGGACAGCCCGCAGAGCTACTACAGTGTCTCGGACCGCCTGGTCACGGAAATTCCGGGCGCCTACAAGCCTGACCAGTTCTCCAACCCGGCCGCCCCCGGCAGCCACTACGAGTCCACCGGGCCGGAGATCTGGCAGGACACGGACGGTACGGTGACGCACTGCGTGATCGGCGCCGGCACCGGCGGCACCATCACAGGCACCGGCCGTTTCCTCAAGGAGATCTCGGCGGACCGTCCGGAGGCCGACGGCGGCCGGGTCAGGATCATCGGGGCGGACCCCGCAGGTTCGGTCTACTCCGGCGGCACCGGGCGCCCGTACTTCGTCGAGGGTGTGGGCGAGGACATGTGGCCGGCCAACTACGACAAATCCGTTCCGGATGACGTCATCGCCGTCACCGACGCCGATTCCTTCGCCATGACCCGGCGGCTGGCCCGCGAGGAAGGGCTGCTGGTGGGAGGCTCGTCCGGCATGGCCGTGGTGGCAGCACTGGAGACCGCCCGCGACCTCCCCGAAAGCGCCGTGGTGGTGGTCATCCTCCCGGACTCCGGCCGCGGTTACCTGGCCAAGATCTTCAACGACCAGTGGATGCGTTCCTACGGCTTCCTCTCCGGCGGCGAAGAAGCCTCCGTGGGTGAGGTCATCAAGACCAAGAACGGCGAGCTGCCGGACCTGGTCCACATCCACCCCAACGAGACCGTCCGTGATGTCATCAACATCATGAACGAGTTCGGCGTCAGCCACATCCCGGTCCTCTCGCAGGAACCGCCGGTGGTCATGGGCGAGGTCCTCGGCGCCGTGGATGAGCGCAGCCTGACCTCCAAGCTGTTCCGCGGCGAAGCCAAGCTGACGGACAAGATCTCCGAGCACATGGGGCCCCGCCTGCCGGTCATCGGCTCACTGGAAACCATCTCCGCAGCCCGCGAGCTGCTCTCCGATGTGGACACCGTGATGGTGACGTTCGTCGGTGCCCCTGTGGGAATCCTCACCCGCCACGACCTCCTCGCCTACCTCAGCAACTAG
- a CDS encoding VOC family protein — translation MAGVVHFEIPTGDKERANTFYQSAFGWTLIPMQGMDYTSAITTPSDEQTGMPSTPGAINGALFPRTDNLKTPIITIDVEDVDGALAQVESAGGSVAQAKDAVPGMGYYAYFKDTEGNIMGLWQTDSSAGS, via the coding sequence GTGGCTGGAGTTGTGCATTTCGAGATCCCCACCGGTGACAAAGAACGCGCCAACACCTTCTACCAGAGCGCGTTTGGCTGGACCCTGATCCCCATGCAGGGGATGGACTACACCAGCGCCATCACTACGCCGTCGGACGAACAGACAGGCATGCCGAGCACGCCCGGAGCGATCAACGGTGCCCTGTTCCCACGCACGGATAACCTCAAAACCCCCATCATCACCATCGATGTGGAGGACGTGGACGGAGCTCTGGCGCAGGTAGAATCCGCCGGCGGCTCCGTGGCGCAGGCCAAGGACGCCGTTCCCGGCATGGGCTATTACGCCTATTTCAAGGACACCGAAGGCAACATCATGGGCCTCTGGCAGACAGATTCCTCGGCGGGGAGCTGA
- a CDS encoding DNA-3-methyladenine glycosylase, whose protein sequence is MTILDAPARLAAAADASLCWHPDGPYSLHQTLGTLLRGTGDPSFSFGPDGLWTAFTTPDGPVTLRLTAAADGAVDALAWGPGSAAGLAGVPRLLGAEDDWSAFDEPAFQATLPRLVRDARRRNLAVRLPSTGRVVDCLVPTILEQKVTVIEARRGYRYLMYRFGSRAPAAGSAAPDGLRVQPTPEQWLRIPSWEWHQAGVGPQRSATVMRALRSAVALERLAALPSAEAAAKLQVIPGIGVWTAAEVVQRTHGCPDSIAVGDFHLAAYVGAALTGRRTDDAGMLALLEPWTGHRQRVVRMIGLSGFRKPTFGPRMTIQDHRRH, encoded by the coding sequence ATGACCATCCTTGACGCTCCGGCCCGGCTTGCAGCCGCCGCGGATGCGTCCCTGTGCTGGCATCCGGACGGCCCGTACAGCCTGCACCAAACGCTGGGCACGCTCCTGCGTGGTACCGGAGATCCGTCGTTTTCGTTCGGGCCGGACGGGTTATGGACGGCGTTTACGACGCCGGACGGCCCGGTCACGCTGCGCCTCACCGCTGCGGCGGATGGGGCTGTTGATGCCCTGGCCTGGGGTCCCGGTTCCGCCGCCGGACTCGCCGGGGTGCCCCGGCTCCTGGGCGCCGAGGACGACTGGTCGGCGTTTGACGAGCCGGCTTTCCAGGCCACGCTCCCCCGGCTGGTCCGTGACGCCCGACGCCGGAACCTGGCTGTCCGGCTGCCCTCCACCGGACGGGTGGTTGATTGCCTCGTGCCCACCATCCTCGAGCAGAAGGTCACCGTCATTGAGGCCCGCCGCGGCTACCGGTACCTGATGTACCGGTTCGGCTCACGCGCTCCAGCAGCCGGAAGCGCCGCGCCCGACGGGCTCCGCGTCCAGCCCACCCCTGAGCAGTGGCTGCGCATCCCTTCCTGGGAATGGCACCAGGCAGGAGTGGGACCCCAGCGTTCGGCGACCGTCATGCGGGCCCTGCGATCCGCCGTCGCGCTTGAACGGCTGGCTGCCCTGCCGTCCGCGGAGGCGGCAGCAAAGCTGCAGGTGATTCCCGGTATCGGGGTGTGGACCGCGGCCGAAGTGGTGCAGCGCACGCACGGATGCCCGGACTCCATCGCGGTGGGCGACTTCCACCTCGCCGCCTATGTGGGCGCCGCCCTCACCGGCCGCCGGACGGACGACGCCGGCATGCTGGCCTTGCTTGAGCCGTGGACCGGGCACCGGCAGCGGGTGGTCAGGATGATCGGCCTGAGCGGCTTCCGCAAACCGACGTTCGGGCCGCGGATGACCATCCAGGACCACCGCCGGCACTGA
- a CDS encoding IS1380 family transposase: MPQSTKVFPSVPVTFTGQSLVSHAGARVLTSFIDALGFRDLCEDRLGQFVPAMASHRPGRLLGSLAVMLAAGGEYASDLDILRSQPGVFGKVPSNATVSRFFERTVKNPDVFDYGFSTLSKELRTRAWEAAGDRSPAVTATAADPLVIDLDATLVASHSEKERATGNYKGGFGFAPFTASIDYGSGRGTGEELAVLLRHGGATANNAEDHIRIFEAAIAVLPDALYGEDDELDGEKILVRTDSAGASRKFLWYLHSRGVQFSVSYPVPVGKAHMIDWINDKKYWQPALDQDGNERDDAWVINATQVIPLEDYPPGTKIFLRAEPLHPGATPTLLDIDGHRVTAFLTNAPRWHGPFLDARHRARGRCENRIKTLKNTGLSKLPFFDFAANQAWANLAVLAANLVSWLQLTALPDGHKAQGWDIKRWRYRLFATAGKIITRARRTHLLLPDAAPEKPLIAALLEAISRIAAAANRPAHLLRT; encoded by the coding sequence ATGCCCCAGTCTACCAAGGTCTTCCCATCCGTCCCGGTCACTTTCACCGGCCAGTCGCTGGTCTCCCATGCCGGTGCCAGGGTCCTGACTTCATTCATTGACGCCCTCGGGTTCCGGGATCTGTGCGAGGACCGGCTGGGCCAGTTCGTCCCCGCGATGGCCTCGCACCGGCCAGGGAGGCTGCTCGGGTCGCTGGCGGTGATGCTCGCCGCCGGCGGCGAGTACGCCTCCGACCTGGACATCCTGCGCTCCCAGCCCGGAGTGTTCGGGAAAGTGCCCTCGAACGCGACAGTCTCGCGGTTCTTCGAACGCACCGTGAAGAACCCGGACGTTTTCGATTACGGTTTTTCGACCCTGTCCAAGGAACTGCGGACCCGGGCATGGGAAGCCGCGGGTGACCGCAGCCCGGCGGTGACGGCGACGGCCGCGGACCCGCTGGTCATCGACCTCGACGCCACACTGGTGGCCTCGCACTCCGAGAAGGAACGAGCCACCGGCAACTACAAGGGCGGGTTTGGATTCGCCCCGTTCACCGCCAGCATCGATTACGGTTCCGGCCGAGGCACCGGGGAGGAACTCGCGGTGCTGTTGCGCCACGGCGGGGCAACAGCGAACAACGCCGAGGACCACATCCGCATCTTCGAGGCCGCCATCGCGGTCCTGCCCGACGCACTCTACGGTGAAGACGACGAACTGGACGGGGAGAAAATCCTGGTCCGCACCGACAGCGCCGGCGCGTCCCGGAAGTTCCTCTGGTACCTGCATTCGCGCGGCGTGCAGTTCTCCGTCTCGTACCCGGTTCCGGTCGGCAAGGCCCACATGATCGACTGGATCAACGACAAGAAATACTGGCAGCCGGCCCTGGACCAGGACGGCAACGAACGCGACGACGCCTGGGTCATCAACGCCACCCAGGTGATCCCGCTCGAGGACTACCCGCCCGGGACGAAGATCTTCCTGCGCGCCGAACCGCTGCACCCCGGTGCGACACCGACCCTGCTCGACATCGACGGTCACCGTGTAACAGCGTTCCTGACGAATGCCCCACGCTGGCACGGACCGTTCCTGGACGCCCGGCACCGGGCCCGCGGCCGCTGCGAGAACCGCATCAAGACGCTGAAGAACACCGGCCTGAGCAAGCTCCCCTTCTTCGATTTCGCCGCGAACCAGGCCTGGGCGAACCTCGCGGTCCTGGCCGCGAACCTGGTCTCCTGGCTCCAGCTCACCGCCCTGCCCGACGGCCACAAGGCACAGGGCTGGGACATCAAACGCTGGCGCTACCGGCTCTTCGCCACCGCCGGCAAGATCATCACCCGCGCCCGCCGGACCCACCTGCTGCTGCCCGACGCCGCACCGGAGAAACCCCTCATCGCCGCACTGCTCGAAGCGATCAGCCGGATCGCTGCAGCCGCTAACCGCCCCGCACACCTGCTGCGGACCTGA
- a CDS encoding AMP-binding protein: MRAYTAGDTDVLLLEETIGQNFERVMARFPFHDALIEAAPVPGADARRWSYTKMNDDVDRLARALLASGVAKGDRVGIWSPNCAEWTLLQYATAKAGAILVNVNPAYRSHELEFVVKQNGMRMLVTAPTDRNSDYVGMARQALAGCPDLRELVFLPDYGVDGLDAGDPQSDGELTYAELLKRADAVGHSGLKDRMAELGPHDPINLQYTSGTTGFPKGATLTHHNILNNGYSIGELLGYTEHDRVVIPVPFYHCFGMVIGNLAALSHGAATIIPGRGFTPAAALEAVQDFGGTSLYGVPTMFIAELALPDFASYDLATLRTGVMAGSVCPIDVMNRVISEMHMVDVAICYGMTETSPVSTMTRNGDTPQQRTETVGRTMPRLESQIVDPGTGEVLERGGIGELCTRGYAVMQGYWDQPDKTAEAIDADGWMHTGDLARMDDGGYVVIEGRIKDMVIRGGENIYPREIEEFLYSHPSIQDVQVIGVPDAKYGEELMACIILAPGAEPLDVEAVAEFCHGKLAHYKIPRYVDVRESFPMTVSGKIRKVEMREEAVARLGL; the protein is encoded by the coding sequence ATGCGCGCTTACACAGCCGGGGACACTGACGTCCTGCTCCTCGAGGAAACCATCGGCCAGAACTTCGAGCGGGTGATGGCCCGGTTCCCCTTCCACGACGCGCTGATCGAAGCCGCACCGGTGCCGGGCGCCGACGCCCGCCGCTGGAGCTACACCAAAATGAACGACGACGTCGATCGCCTCGCGAGGGCACTCCTTGCCTCGGGCGTGGCCAAGGGGGACCGGGTGGGCATCTGGAGCCCGAACTGCGCCGAGTGGACGCTGCTGCAGTACGCCACGGCCAAGGCCGGCGCCATCCTGGTCAATGTGAACCCGGCCTACCGGAGCCACGAGCTGGAGTTTGTGGTGAAGCAGAACGGCATGCGCATGCTGGTTACGGCACCGACGGACCGGAACAGCGACTACGTGGGGATGGCGCGCCAGGCGCTCGCCGGCTGCCCGGACCTGCGGGAACTGGTGTTCCTGCCGGACTACGGCGTGGACGGGCTCGACGCCGGGGACCCCCAAAGCGACGGGGAGCTGACGTACGCCGAGCTGCTGAAGCGGGCAGACGCCGTCGGGCATTCCGGCTTGAAGGACCGCATGGCGGAGCTGGGCCCGCACGATCCCATCAACCTGCAGTACACCTCCGGGACCACGGGCTTCCCCAAAGGCGCAACGCTGACGCACCACAACATCCTGAACAACGGCTACTCCATCGGTGAACTGCTGGGCTACACCGAGCACGACCGGGTGGTGATCCCGGTGCCGTTCTACCACTGCTTCGGGATGGTGATCGGCAACCTTGCCGCCCTCAGCCACGGTGCGGCCACCATCATCCCCGGCCGCGGCTTCACGCCGGCGGCCGCGCTGGAAGCGGTCCAGGACTTCGGCGGGACATCGCTGTACGGCGTGCCCACCATGTTCATCGCGGAGCTGGCGCTGCCGGACTTTGCCTCCTACGACCTGGCCACGCTCCGGACCGGCGTGATGGCAGGATCGGTGTGCCCCATTGACGTGATGAACCGGGTGATCTCGGAGATGCACATGGTGGATGTGGCCATTTGCTACGGCATGACCGAGACCTCCCCGGTGTCCACCATGACCCGGAACGGTGACACCCCTCAACAGCGCACCGAGACCGTGGGCCGCACCATGCCGAGGCTGGAAAGCCAGATCGTGGACCCGGGCACCGGCGAGGTGCTGGAGCGCGGCGGGATCGGAGAGCTGTGCACCCGGGGTTACGCCGTGATGCAGGGGTACTGGGACCAGCCGGACAAGACCGCGGAAGCCATCGATGCCGACGGCTGGATGCACACCGGCGACCTCGCGCGGATGGACGACGGCGGCTACGTGGTCATCGAGGGCCGGATCAAGGACATGGTGATCCGCGGCGGCGAGAACATCTACCCGCGCGAAATCGAGGAATTCCTGTACAGCCACCCGTCCATCCAGGATGTGCAGGTGATCGGAGTGCCAGATGCCAAATACGGCGAGGAACTGATGGCCTGCATCATCCTCGCTCCGGGAGCGGAACCGCTGGACGTGGAAGCCGTCGCCGAATTCTGCCACGGGAAGCTGGCACACTACAAGATCCCGCGCTACGTGGACGTCCGCGAAAGCTTCCCCATGACCGTTTCGGGGAAGATCCGCAAAGTCGAGATGCGCGAGGAAGCCGTGGCCCGGCTGGGTCTCTGA
- a CDS encoding putative quinol monooxygenase: MSEPIDLQATFIPNDGEFFRVKLALEIAIDEVVNEAGCIRYELTEATEEKLVLTEQWESEELLAKHSKGTAVQDLNESLSALLAEPVQLERL, from the coding sequence ATGAGTGAACCCATCGACCTGCAGGCAACGTTCATCCCCAACGACGGCGAGTTCTTCCGTGTGAAGCTCGCCCTGGAAATCGCCATCGACGAGGTGGTCAACGAAGCCGGCTGCATCCGCTACGAGCTGACCGAAGCCACCGAAGAGAAGCTGGTCCTGACGGAACAGTGGGAATCCGAGGAACTGCTTGCGAAGCACTCCAAGGGCACCGCCGTCCAGGACCTGAACGAATCCCTGAGCGCGCTGCTGGCCGAGCCCGTGCAGCTGGAACGCCTTTAA
- a CDS encoding co-chaperone YbbN: MATVDITGEQFASTIEGNDIVLVDFWAEWCGPCKQFGPTYSAASEKHSDVLFTKVDTEAQQQLAAEAGITSIPTLMAFREKVLVFSQPGALNAQQLEQVVDAVKALDMDEVHAHVARSQAEAAAAAESNPATAGRTSGPQDGTQIPDI, encoded by the coding sequence ATGGCTACCGTAGATATCACAGGTGAACAGTTCGCATCGACCATCGAAGGCAACGATATTGTCCTGGTGGACTTCTGGGCTGAATGGTGCGGTCCCTGCAAGCAGTTCGGGCCCACGTACAGCGCTGCTTCGGAGAAGCACTCCGACGTCCTGTTCACGAAGGTGGACACTGAGGCCCAGCAGCAGCTCGCCGCCGAGGCCGGCATCACGTCCATCCCCACGCTGATGGCGTTCCGCGAAAAGGTCCTGGTCTTCTCCCAGCCGGGTGCCCTGAACGCCCAGCAGCTGGAGCAGGTTGTTGACGCCGTGAAGGCCCTGGACATGGACGAGGTCCACGCCCATGTGGCGCGCTCGCAGGCGGAAGCCGCAGCAGCCGCGGAAAGCAACCCGGCCACCGCCGGAAGGACGTCCGGCCCCCAGGACGGCACACAGATCCCGGATATCTAA
- a CDS encoding ABC transporter ATP-binding protein: MAQAISTQSLTKKFGRREVLHGVDFAVESGSVFGVIGPNGAGKTTTMRCLLDIIRPTSGQVRVLGKDPRAGGPELRRRIGYLPGELFLEGRVTGRTLLAHYQAISGPVPPGRIDGLAERLGLDLDRHTRKLSKGNKQKLGLVQAFMHDPELLVLDEPTSGLDPLVQQEFHAMVREAQHNGQTIFLSSHVLSEVQQTADTVAILRDGRIIAVESVSGLREGAVRRVRFTANGITAHDAGALLAGVPGVGHVEVLATDGSITLSAAVEGAIQPLVRALGTLELTDLVLAEPDLEESVLKMYSSPADANPADTEQPEAVR, from the coding sequence ATGGCCCAGGCTATCTCCACCCAGTCCCTGACCAAGAAATTCGGCCGGCGCGAGGTGCTCCACGGGGTGGATTTTGCGGTCGAGTCAGGCTCCGTGTTCGGCGTGATCGGCCCCAACGGCGCCGGCAAGACCACCACCATGCGCTGCCTGCTTGACATCATCCGCCCCACCTCCGGGCAGGTCCGGGTCCTGGGCAAGGACCCCCGGGCGGGAGGTCCGGAGCTCCGCCGGCGGATCGGTTACCTTCCGGGCGAGCTGTTCCTCGAGGGCCGCGTCACGGGCCGGACACTCCTGGCCCACTACCAGGCCATCAGCGGTCCGGTGCCCCCGGGCAGGATCGATGGCCTGGCCGAACGGCTGGGGCTCGACCTGGACCGCCACACCCGCAAGCTGTCCAAGGGCAACAAGCAGAAGTTGGGCCTGGTCCAGGCGTTTATGCACGATCCCGAGCTCCTGGTCCTCGATGAGCCCACCAGCGGCCTGGATCCGCTGGTCCAGCAGGAATTCCATGCCATGGTCCGCGAGGCGCAGCACAACGGCCAGACCATCTTCCTCAGCTCCCACGTCCTCAGCGAGGTCCAGCAGACCGCAGATACGGTGGCCATCCTCCGGGACGGCCGGATCATCGCCGTCGAGTCCGTGAGCGGGCTTCGGGAAGGTGCGGTGCGCCGGGTCCGGTTCACCGCGAACGGAATAACAGCGCACGACGCCGGCGCGCTGCTGGCTGGGGTACCCGGCGTCGGGCACGTTGAGGTGCTGGCGACCGACGGCAGCATCACCCTTTCGGCGGCTGTGGAGGGGGCCATCCAGCCGCTGGTCAGGGCCCTGGGAACGCTGGAGCTGACGGATCTGGTGCTGGCGGAACCGGATCTTGAGGAGTCAGTGCTCAAGATGTATTCAAGTCCTGCAGACGCGAACCCCGCGGACACCGAACAGCCGGAGGCCGTGCGATGA
- a CDS encoding ABC transporter permease subunit: protein MSTTLPLFRRAFLDSWRSTTAWAAGLAGATFLYLPLYPSIGGSTEMQGMIDSLPAEMTKALNYDQIATGPGYTQATLFGLIGFLLMTIASVGWGAAAVGGDEESGQLELTLAHGVTRVQVVLERALSLFLRLVLLAALVFVLVRLLNDSAQLAIRPENLFGAAVLFAGLALLSGTAALCAGAMSGRRTFGLAAGAAVGVLGYTFNAVGRQSEDVEWLLNLSPYHWAYGNSPVVNGADWAAAGWLWGLSAALVAVAAFAVNRRDVGT, encoded by the coding sequence ATGAGCACCACGCTGCCGCTGTTCCGCCGGGCCTTCTTGGATTCCTGGCGCTCCACCACGGCATGGGCCGCCGGCCTGGCAGGCGCCACGTTCCTCTACCTGCCGCTGTACCCGTCCATCGGCGGGAGTACAGAGATGCAGGGCATGATCGATTCCCTCCCGGCCGAGATGACCAAGGCGCTGAACTACGACCAGATCGCCACCGGTCCCGGGTACACGCAGGCCACGCTGTTCGGCCTGATTGGCTTCCTGCTGATGACCATCGCTTCTGTCGGTTGGGGTGCCGCCGCAGTGGGCGGCGACGAGGAGTCGGGGCAGCTGGAGCTGACCCTCGCGCACGGGGTGACCCGCGTCCAGGTGGTCCTGGAGCGAGCGCTGTCCCTGTTCCTGCGCTTGGTGCTGCTCGCGGCCCTGGTCTTTGTGCTGGTCAGGCTGCTTAACGATTCCGCCCAGCTGGCCATCAGGCCCGAGAACCTCTTCGGCGCAGCCGTGCTGTTTGCCGGGCTGGCACTGCTGAGCGGAACAGCCGCGCTATGCGCCGGCGCTATGTCCGGAAGACGGACGTTCGGACTGGCCGCGGGCGCCGCCGTCGGCGTCCTTGGATACACCTTCAACGCCGTCGGCCGGCAGAGCGAGGACGTTGAGTGGCTGCTGAATCTGAGCCCATACCACTGGGCTTACGGTAATTCACCGGTGGTCAACGGTGCGGACTGGGCTGCGGCCGGGTGGCTCTGGGGACTTTCAGCAGCTCTGGTGGCCGTAGCCGCGTTCGCTGTGAACAGGCGCGACGTCGGCACTTAG
- a CDS encoding thioesterase family protein, with protein sequence MHLLLRTLLMLFTAARRSALTIWDTSSLPLRVLPTDIDIAMHVNNGMYFSLMDLGRFDLMVRSGVWKTMRRRSWTPVAAGETIAFRKSLQLWQRYTIETKILGLDAKAIYFEQRMVSDGEIYARAYIATRLVSKGRPVSQEEILREFGQPPADMVLPEWIHEWREANALPGSRTPAPHHWDARA encoded by the coding sequence CTTTTGCGAACGCTCCTGATGCTGTTCACCGCCGCCCGCCGTTCTGCGCTGACCATCTGGGACACATCGTCCCTGCCGCTGCGCGTCCTGCCCACCGACATCGACATCGCCATGCACGTTAACAACGGCATGTACTTTTCCCTCATGGACCTGGGCCGGTTCGACCTGATGGTCCGCAGCGGCGTGTGGAAGACGATGCGCCGGCGCAGCTGGACCCCGGTGGCGGCGGGGGAGACCATCGCCTTCCGGAAGTCGCTGCAGCTGTGGCAGCGGTACACCATCGAAACAAAGATCCTCGGCCTGGATGCCAAGGCCATCTACTTTGAGCAGCGCATGGTATCCGACGGCGAGATTTACGCGCGTGCCTACATCGCCACCCGCCTGGTCAGCAAGGGCAGGCCCGTGAGCCAGGAGGAGATCCTGCGCGAGTTCGGGCAGCCCCCGGCGGACATGGTGCTGCCCGAATGGATCCACGAATGGCGCGAGGCCAACGCACTGCCCGGCAGCCGGACGCCGGCGCCGCACCATTGGGACGCCCGCGCCTGA